The genomic region GGCATCAGCAACTCCACCCGCAGGCCGAGCCCCCGCTGCTGGGCGACGAACTCCTCCACCTGGTTGCGACAGGCGTGATCGAGGTGGGTCACACCGGTCAGGTCGAGCCGGATGCGCGGCTTGCCCGCCTCGGCGGCGGCCTCCAGGGCCTCGATCAGCTGGGGCAGCCGCAGGAACGTGGCGTTGCCCGCCATGACGACCTTGGCGGTGTCCTCCTCCAGGTGCTGCTTGATGACGGTCTGCGACATGCGAAGGGCCGCGAGGACGATGCCGGCGGCCAGGCCGAAGAGGACGCCTTCGAGGAGCGCGGTCGCCACGATGACCAGCGTGGTGAGGGTCATCACCGCGAACTCGCCCCGGTCCTGGCGCCACATCTTCGGGAACTCCTCGGGGGCGAAGAGCTTCCAGCCGCTGTGGACGAGGACGCCCGCGAGGACGGCGATCGGGATCAGGGCGAGGACCTGGGGCAGGAGCAGCGCGAAGGCCAGCAGCCACAGGCCGTGCAGCGTACGGGACAGGCGGGTCTTGGCGCCCGCCTGGACGTTCGCGGAACTGCGGGCCACGACCGCAGTGATGGGCAGCGCGCCGAGGAGGCCCGCCACGGTGTTTCCGGCGCCCTGGGCGATGAGTTCGGGGTTGTAGCGGGTGCGCGGGCCGCTGTGCATACGGTCCACTGCGGCGGCCGTGAACAGGCTCTCCGCCGAGGCGATCACCGTGAAGGTGAGGATGGCGGTGATGATCCCGACGTCGGCGAGTCCCGCGAACTCGGCCGGGCCGGGGACGTCCACGGACGCGAGCAGATTGCCCACCTGGAGCGTCTTCACGTCCACGCCCGGCAGCGAGGCGACCGCGATACCGATCCCGACGGCCACGAGCGCGGCCGGGACCTTCTTCACCGGGCCCGGCATCTTCTTCCACAGGAAGCTGAGCGCGATGGTGGCGATGCCGAGTCCTGCGGCGATCAGCGCCTGGGGGTTGGCGGAGGTGTCGGCGATCAGACCGGGGAGGCCCGCCATGTTCTCGATCGGCGTGCCCGGGGCCTTGGAGTCGGACATCGGGTACAACTGGCTGAACATCAGCGGCAGTCCGATGCCCGCGAGCATGCCCTGGACGACGGCCAGCGAGATCGCCTGGAAGATCCGGCCGAGGCGGACCAGGCCCAGGACGATCTGCAGGATGCCCGAGCCGAGGACGATCACGCCGAGCATGGCGACGCCGTACTCGACGACGGTCTCCGCCACGAGGGCCGCCAACCCGGCCGCCGGACCGCTGACTTGGAGGGTGCTGCCGCGCGCGGCGCCGACCACCAGGCCGCCGATGACACCGGAGATGATGCCCAACTCGGCGGGGACACCGGAGGCGACGGCCACGCCGATGCACAGGGGGAGCGCGACGAGGAAGACGACGAGGGAGGCGGTGATCTCGGTCGCGAGGTCGGCCTTCGGCCCCTTGGTGCTCTTGCTGGTTCCGGCGGTCTTGTTCGTCCTTGCGGTCCTTGCGGTCCTGGCGGTCTTGGTCGGCGGGGTGGCGCCCGTCGAAGTGGCTGCCGATGTGGCTGCCGAAGTGGGGGCCGAAGTGGGGGCCGGCGGGGAGATGTCCGGGGCGTAGGCGGGTGCGGTCGGGGCGGGGAAGTCCGGGACCGGCGGGGCGTCCGGCATCCTGGCGTGCGCCGGTACGCGTCCGCGTGCGTGCAGCCCGCTCATGCGGCGTGCACCCGGAAGCTGCCGTCCTCGTCCAACTCGTGGACCTGGCCGGTGTCGACCTCGTAGTACCAGCCGTGCAGCCGCAGCCGTCCCGCGTCGAGCCGTGGCTTGGTCACCGGGTAACTCCGCAGAGCCGCAAGCTGGTTGACGACGTTGAGCTGGGCCACGGCGGGCATCGACGGGTCCTCGAATGCTCCGTCGAGCAACGGCGCGAGCTCCGGGCGGGCCAGGTCCAGCCAGGCGTCCACACCGGGCAGCGCGGACAGGTCGTCGCCGGACTTCAGAGCGCCCATCGCGCCGCAGTGGGAATGGCCGCACACGACGATGTCCTGAACGCCGAGCACCTCCAGTGCGTACTCGATGGTGGCGGCCTCGCCGGAGGCGCCCTGCCGCCCGTGCGGTGGAACGATATTGCCCGCGTTCCGCAGCTCGAATATCTCTCCGGGCCGTGCGCCCGTGATCAGGGCGGGTATGACCCGTGAGTCCGAGCAGGTAATGAACAATGCCTCCGGATATTGGCCTTCGGCCAGTTTCCGGTATTCGCCGCTCTCGAAATCGACGCGCCTCTTGAACGAGCGGGCGCGGTCCAGCAGTGCCTTCACGGTTCCTCCCGGCAGGGGGTTCGACCAGGGCTTTCCCGTCGTGCTCTCACCGTAGAGGGGCTACTGCCAGGCGAAGGTTAAGAGAACACTAGAGCAGGGCCAGGGATGGCCCATATTTCGTCCCGGCGGCCTGAATCCTCGTCGCCTACAAGCCATCCAGGGGCGGTTTTGAGCGGCCGGTCACATTGCCTTGGGTATAGGAGACGTGCCTATGACTGCTCTTGTAGCGTGTGCCCTCCACGGCACGGAATTCGTGCTGTCCGGATTCATGGGGAGACAGGGCGTATGGGCGTACGAGTGCTGCTCATCGAGGACGACGAGACGATCGCCGAGCCGCTCGCCGAGGGTCTGGGTCACTTCGGGCTGACGGTCGACCACGTCTCGACCGGGGCCGCCGGGCTGAGAGGGCCGTACGGCGATGTCGTCCTGCTCGACCTGGGGTTGCCCGACATGGACGGCATCGACGTCTGCCGTGGGATCCGGCAGTACTCCGACGTGCCCGTCATCATCCTCAGCGCGCGCGGCGAGGAGGCCGACCGCGTCCTGGGTCTGGAACTCGGCGCCGACGACTACCTGGCGAAGCCCTTCAGCCTGCGTGAACTGGTGGCCCGGATCAGGGCGGTCACGCGCCGTACCCAGCCGGGCCGCGGCCTGCAACAGGGCCTGCAACAGGGCCTGACGGAGGGTGAGTTCATGGCGACGCCGCCCGGTGGGACACCTGTGGTGGGCCCGTTCGGTGCGGGTCCGCTCGGCACGGGCGCGTTCGGAATGGGTCCGCTCGGATCGGGTCCGATCGGTACGGGGACCCTCGGCTCGGGTCCGATCGGTACGGGTCCGATCGGCACAGGGACCCTTGGTGCGGGCGTGCGGGTGACCGGCCTGCTCGGTGACGGGTCGACCACCGCCGGGTCGCTCGGTGCCGGGTCTGCGGATTCCGGCCCTTCGGATTCCGGCCCTTCGGGCGTCGGCTCTTCGGGAGTTGGCCCTTCGGGCGTCGGCTCTTCGGGCGTCGGCTCTTCGGGCGTCGGGCCTTCGGGTGTGGGGCCTTCGGGTGTGGGGCCTTCGGGTGTCGGGCCTTCGGGTGTCGGCTCGTCCGACTGGCGGTCTCGTTCCGAGGGGGCGTACGAGTCGGCGTCCTCGCCGAGTGCCGGATCCTCCGCCGCCCGGCTTCGCGCCGCGGAACCGCGGGACGAGAAGCCGTTCAGGGGCGAGTCGTTCAGCGCCGAGCCGTTCGCGGGTGAGTCGTTCTCCGCGGGGCCGGACACGGCTGGGCGCGACACCGCGCGGCGGGACGCCGCAGGGTGGGGTGGTTCCGGGCGAGGCGGCTCCGGGCGGGGCAAATCCCGGCGGGGCATTGGCAGTCGGGGCATTGCCGGTTCGGACGAACCGGGGCCGGCTGTCGCGGGGGCGGATGCCACATCGCCCGCGCGGCCGTCGTACGACCGGTTCGACGGCACCGGCGCACGGTCTTTGTACGACCCGTCCGACGGCATCCGCACGCCGTCTTCGTACGACCCCACCGACGGCAACGGCACGCCGTCTTCGTACGACCCGTCCGCAGCGACTCGCACGCCGGACCCGTACGACTCCGCCGACTCCGGCGAGTCCGCCGGGCGCACCCGCGCATCGACCTCGTACGAACTTCCCGGAGACACCCGGGCCGTCGACCCGTACGACCTGTCGTCCGGCGCCGCCCGTTCCTCCGGCCCGTACGACTCCTACGACCAGCCGTCCGGTGTTGGACCTTCCGGTATGGGGCGGCGCTTCGAGGAGTCCTCGCGTTCCTTCGACGCCGGGCCGGCCTTCGAGTTCGCGCCGCCGGTCCCGGCCGGGCGGCCGCGGCGGGAGCCGTCGGCGGGGCTTGCCGAGAGCGCACCTGATGCCGAGCCGGGGGCGGAGTCGGCCGCCGAGGAGCCGTCCGCCCCCGGCCCCCTCGTCGTCGACCGCCGCACCCGGCAGGTCTGGGTGGGTGACGCACCGGTCTCGCTGACGCCGAAGGAGTTCGAACTGCTCGCGCTGCTCACCGAGGACCCCGGAGCGGTCTACTCGCGGCAGCAGATCCTGGACCGGGTGTGGGACCCGCACTACCAGGGACCGACCAAGACGCTGGACGTCCATGTCGCCACGCTGCGAAGGAAGTTGGGGAACTCGGCGTGGATCCAGACCCTGCGCGGGGTCGGATTCAGACTCGCCGTGCAGAACCGGCCGCCCTCGGCGGGCGGAACCGTGAGTGGGGCGACGGGCGGCTCGTACGGGGAGCAGCCCGGCAGACGGAACGACTCATCCGGCACGCCCGGCACGCCCGGCACGCCCGGCACGCCCGGCACGCCCGGCTCGTACGGATCGTTCGAGTCGTTCGAGTCGTTCGGGTCGAGTGGCGCGCACGACGACCTTCCGGGCGGCGGATCCCAAGGAGCCCGGCCGGCGGCCTTCCGGTGACGCGTCGGCTCCTGCTCAGTTACCTGAGCCTCGCCGTGTTGCTCCTGCTCTGCCTGGAGATCCCGTTGGGCTTCGTCTACTCCCGCGGCGAGCGCGAGCGGGTCACCAACCTGGCGAAGGAGGAGGCGGAGTCGGTCTCCGCGTACGCGTCGCTGGCCCTCTCCATGGGCGGCCGCGCGGGACGGGACCTGCCCGGCAGGGTGAGCCGCTGCGCGGACCGCATCGACGGCAAGGTGGTGGTCGTCGACCGTTCCGGCGCGTTGGTCACCAGTTCGCACACCCTGTCGGCGGCGGAGACGCAGGGCCTCGCCACCCGTCCCGGGATCGCGGCGGCGCTGCGGGGAGCGGCCACGCAGGACGTCCGTACCTCCACCATCGGCGGCGTCCAGTACCTGTCGGTCGCGGCCCCGATCGCGCAGGGCTCGTACGAACAGGGCGCCGTGTGGATCACGTTGCCCACGCGGATGGTGCAGGCCCGGGTGCACCATGTCTGGCTGCTGCTGGCGCTCGGCGGGCTCGCGGCCCTCACCGCCGTCGCGGTCATCGGCTTCGCCATCGCCCGCTGGACCGGCCGCCCCATCCGTGAACTGGAGCGCGCCACGCACGAGTTGGCCGAGGGCGGCCCGTCCACACCGGTGGCGATCACCAAGGGACCGCCGGAGGTACGGAGCCTCGCGGCCACCTTCAACCGCACCGCGGCCCGCCTCGAACACCTCCTCGCCTCCCAGCGCGCCTTCGCGGGCGAGGCCTCGCACCAGCTCAAGACGCCCCTCGCCGCGCTGCGACTGCGCCTGGAGAACCTGGAGTCCGACATCGCCCTGCACGCCCGGGGCAACCTGACCGCCGCGATGACCGAGACCGACCGGCTCGCCAGGATGGTCGAGGGGCTGCTGGCGATGGCCCGGCTCGACGAGAGCGCGGCGGTGCGCGAGCCGGTTGACCTGGACCGGGTCTGCGCGGAGCGGCACCGGGCCTGGGCGCCGATGTTCGAGCAGTACGGCGTACAGCTCGTGCTGCTCGGCGACTACGGCGGACCGGTCCTCGCCCTGCCCGGCGCGGTCGAGCAGATCCTGGACAACCTGCTGTCCAACGCACTGCGCGTGGCGCCCCGTCACTCCACGGTGTCCATCGACCTGCGCAGGCCCGAGACCCACGAACGCCGCTTCCACCACCGCCCGGCGGGCCCGGACCGCGTCGAACTGCACGTCACGGACGAGGGCCCCGGCATGACCGAGGAACAGCGCCGCCGCGCCTTCGACCGCTTCTGGCGCGCTCCCGACGCGCCGAAGGGCGGTACGGGGCTGGGTCTGGCCCTCGTCCAGCGGCTTGCCCATGCGAGCGGAGGTGACGTCCTGCTCCGTGCCGGTGCCTCCGGCGGTTTGGACGCGGTGGTCCGGCTGGCGCCGGGCGGTGGTGGCTCGGCGGCTTCCCCGAGACCGTTGGAGAGCGCGGCTCAACGGGTGTTCTGAGGCTCGCGCGGTAGGGCATGAAGGCCTGCGGGTTTGTTGTGGCTGGTCGCGCCCACGATGGGGGTCCCCCCGCTCGAGCGAAGCCGAGAGTGGGGGAGGAGCCGCCTATCGACACAGCCCCGCGCCCAGAAAGACGGGGCCGCGCCCCTGCCTTTCGTCGACGTCATCGCGTGTCACCCACTACAGCGACGAACCCCCGTCGATCACCAGGTCCGTGCCGATCACGGACGCCGCGGCGTCGGAGGCCAGGTACAGAACGGCCTCGGCCACCTCCTCCGTCGACGAGACGCGGCCGAGCGGCGACTCCTCCTTCATCCGCGCGGCGCGGTCGGCGTCGGTCTCGCCGGGCCGCAGCGACATGGTGGTCGCGGAGGCGCCGGGGCTCACGGCGTTGATACGGATGCCGTCGGAGACGTGGTCGAGGGCGGCGCCGGCGGTGAGCGCGGAGACGGCGGCCTTGGAGGCGGCGTACGCGGTGGTGTTGGGCCACTGCATGTGCGCGCCCAGGTTGGAGGAGACGTTGACGATCGCCCCGCCGCCCGGCTGGGTCCGCATCTGCAGGACCTCGGCCCGCAGGGCGAGGAGTACACCGGTGACGTTGATGTCGAGCAGCGTCCGCCAGTCCTCCTCGGGGAGGTCGGCGATGGGCTGTCCGCCGCGGAAGACGCCCGCGTTGTTCACGGCGACGTCGAGAGAGCCGAAGCGGTCGACCGCCGTGCGGACGAGCGCCGCCATGTCCGCGGCGCTTGCCACGTCGGCGACCTGCGCGACCGCCGTGCCACCGGCCCGTTCGGCGAGAGCGACGGTCTCGTCGAGCGTCTCCCGGGTACGGCCCGCCACGACGACGGAGGCGCCCTCGGCGGCGAACGCGAGCGCGACGGCCCGCCCGATCCCGGTTCCGCCCCCGGTGACGAGGACGGTGCGCTGCGAGAAGCGGATGCGGTTCATGAGTAACTCCCTTTCGGAGAAAGCTGGTTGGGGAACCGGACAAGGTGAGTTGGGGAACGTGGACGTGTGGGATCAGCGACGCGCGAGGCGTAGGGCCAGGGCGGCGGTGCCGAAGAGGACCGCTGTCACCGCGAGACTCGCCGCGTCGCCGCCGACGGCGAGCAACAGGGCGAAGACGACGGTCGGCCCGGTCTCCATCGCCGTGTTGTGCACACCGCCCGCGAGCCCGGTCCGCTCCGCGGGCACCCGGTCGGTGGCCAGCACGGCGGCCCCGGCGAAGGAGGCGGCGACCCCGGCGGCCAGCAGGACGAAGCCGGGAAGAAGCCCGTACGCGTACGGGATGTCACCACCGAATCCACCGGAACCACCAAATCCACCGGAACCACCAAATCCACCGGAACCACCAAATCCGCTGAATCCGCCGAATCCCGTGAGCGCGAGCAGCGTGAGGCCCACCGCACCGACGGCCAGCCCGAAGCCGGTGACGACGGCCGCTCCGTACCGCCCGACGAGCCGCCCCGCCACTCGGCCGGACGCGAGGAGCGCCACGGCGAACGGTACGAACGCGGCCGACGTCCGCAACGCCGACCAACCGCGGTCGTCCTGCAGATGGAGCGAGAACACTACGAAGACGGTCGAGGTCCCGGCCGCGGTCAGCGCGGTGGCGGCGAGCCCGAGCGCGCGCCGCCCGTCGAGCAGGAAGCGCGGCGGCAGCAGCGGATCACGCGCCCGCCGCTCGACCTGGACGAACACGACCAGCAGGACGACTCCGGCGGCCAGTGGCCCGAGCACCCGGCCCGATGTCCAGGGCCACGCGTCGGTGAGGACGAGCCCGTAGCTGGCGGAGGCCAGCCCGGCTGTGGCCAAGAGGGCGCCGGGGACGTCGAGTTGGGGGCGGGCGGGGTGCGCGGACCCGCTGTTCCCGGAGTGCGCTCGGGTCGCCTCGGGCGGCAGCACCCGGGGCGGCAGCACCCGGGGCGCCAGCGCGAGCGCCGCCACCGTCGCGGCGAGCGGTACGGCGAAGGCCCAACGCCAGGACAAAAGCGCCGAGATGACGCCGGAGAGCAGATTGCCCGCCGTGGCACCGAGGACCGAAAGCCCGCCCCAGGTCGCCATCGCGCCCCGGTACGCGGCGGGGGAGGGGAACACCGTCCGCAGCACCGCCATCGCGGCCGGCGCGATCAGGGCCGCGCCCGCGCCCTGGGCGAACCGGGCCGCGAGCAGCGTGCCGTAACCGGGAGCGAGCGGGGCGGCGACCGACGCGACCCCGAACACCAGCAGCCCAGCGGTGAGCGTCCGATGCCCGCCGTACCGGTCGGCGAGCCGCCCCCCGAACAGCAACAGCCCGGCGAACGTCAGCCCGTACGCCGCACTGAGCAGAATCAACTCCTCGCGCCGCACCCCGAATTCGTCCCCGATCCCCGGCAGCGGCACGGCCACGGCGGCCAACGTGAAGATCAGCATGACCTGCACGCCACCGAGCAGTACGAACGCGGCTCGGCTGGAGCGGGATGTGATCACGGCAACGGCCACGAGTTCCCCCTAACTAGACCGATCGTTTCAAAAAGAGGGCAGCAATTCAGGGGTGCGGGGAACTGTGCAATCTTTTAGGGGCGCGAGGCTCTGGCATGTGCGGCTCCTCCCCCACTCTCGGCTTCGCTCGAGCGGGGGAACCCCCATCGTGGGCGCGACCAGCCCCCACCGGCCCGCCGATGGCAACGTGCATGGGGCGGGCGGTGTCAGTCGAGCAAGGTGAGAGCCTGCTCAGCCGCATCCCGAACCCGCCCGGGCTCCGCCGATGCCTTGCCGACCACCCGCAACCCCTGCATCAACACCAGCAACATCCGAGCCAGCGCCCGAGGATCCCGATCCTCCGCAAGCTCCCCCTGCGCCTGCGCACGCACCAGCGCCGAGTGCATCAGGGTCTCGATGTGGTCCCAGCTGAGCTCGACCCGCCGGGCCGCCGAAGTGTCGTGAGGCGCCAGCTCGGCCGCCGTGTTGGTGACGAAACAGCCGTTGAGGCGGCAGGACTCGTCCGCCGCCTCGGCCGCGAACCGCCGTACCAGCGCACGCACGGCGGGCAACGCCGCCCCCGCCTGCGACAGTTCGCGCAACATCAGCGCATCGCTCGACTCCCCGTACCGGTCCAGTGCCTTCAGGTACAGCTCGTGCTTGTTGCCGAAGGTCGCGTAGATGCTGGCGCGCCCGACGCCGAGGTGCTCGACGAGGTCCGCCATCGACGTCGCCTCGTAGCCGCGCCGCCAGAACAGCTCGAGGGCCGACTGCAGCGCGGCGTCCGGATCGAACTCCTTGGTCCTGGCCACGTACCGCAGCCTAGGCCTTTCTGAAACGATCGGTCAAGATGAGATCCGGTGAGCGTGCCTACCGCGCCCGCACCTCGTACGTCGCCACCTTTACCGTCTCGTCGTCCAGGCACTGGCCCGACTCCAGGTCGAAACGCTGCTTGAGGAGTGGTGAGGCGACGAACGGGCGGCCCTGGTGGGTGCCCGTGAGCCCGCGGGAGAGGACGGCCGCACCGGAGAACGGGTCGCGGTTGTCGATCGCGTACATCTCGCCCGCGCGGTCCCTGAAGAGCGCGACCTGGCGGCCGTCCGGGAGCAGCGCCGCCACCCCGCGGCCGGGGGTCAGTACGGAGAGGTCGCAGACCGTGAACCAGCCGTCCGTCAGCTGGAGTTGGACCGTGGTGGTGGTCGTCGTGGTCGTCTCGGGGGCCAGGGTCATCGCTGGGCGCTTCCTTCCAGGGGACGTGTGCCGATGGTCAGCAGCGGCAGGTCGGGCTTGATCTGGTCGCGCTCGGGGACGAAGCCGACAACCGGGTCGGGGGTGTCCGGCGCGTTCACGAAGGAGACGAAGCGGGACAGCTTCTCCGGGTCGTTGATGGTCTCGGCCCACTCGTCGCGGTAGCCCGCGACATGCGCCGCCATCAGGGACTCCAGCTCCTCGCAGATGCCCAGCGAGTCCTCCACGACCACCTCGCGGATGTGGTCGAGCCCGCCGGGGATCCGCTCCAGCCAGGTCGAGGTGCGCTCCAGGCGGTCGGCCGTGCGGATGTAGAACATCAGGAAACGGTCGATCAGGCGGATCAGTTCGGCGTCCGAGAGGTCCTGGGCGAGGAGGTCGGCGTGGCGCGGGGTGGCGCCGCCGTTGCCGCCGACGTACAGGTTCCAGCCGTTCGCGGTGGCGATGATGCCGAAGTCCTTCGACTGGGCCTCGGCGCACTCGCGGGCGCACCCGGAGACCGCCGACTTGAGCTTGTGCGGGGAGCGCAGACCCCGGTAGCGCAGCTCCAGGTCGATCGCCATCCGTACCGAGTCCTGGACGCCGTACCGGCACCAGGTCTGCCCGACACAGGACTTGACCGTCCGCAGCGACTTTCCGTACGCGTGCCCGGACTCGAAGCCCGCGTCCACCAACCGGGCCCAGATCAGCGGCAGTTGTTCGACGCGCGCGCCGAACATGTCGATCCGCTGACCGCCGGTGATCTTCGTGTAGAGGCCGAAGTCCCGGGCCACCTCGCCGATCACGATGAGCTTCTCGGGGGTGATCTCGCCGCCGGGGATGCGCGGCACGATCGAATAGGAGCCGTTCTTCTGGAGGTTGGCGAGGAAGTGGTCGTTGGTGTCCTGGAGCGAGGCCTGCTCGCCGTCCAGGACATAGCCGTTGGCGCCGATCGTGGGCGCCAGCGAGGCGATGATCGAGCCGACCGTGGGCTTGCAGATCTCGCAGCCGTCGCCGCCGCGCGCGTTCTCGCGGCCGTAGCGGTCCAGGAGTTGCCGGTACGAGGTGATGCGCAGGGCGAGGACGATCTCGTACAGCTCCTCGCGGGTCTGGGCGAAGCAGCCGCACAGGCCCTTGTCGACCTCGATGCCGCTCGCCTCCAGCTCGGAGGTGACCAGCTGGCCGAGAACCTTGACGCAACTCCCGCAGCCCGTACCGGCCTTGGTGCACTTCTTCACCTCGGGCACCGTCGTGCACTCGTGGTCGGTGACCGCGCCGCGGATCGCGCCCTTGGTGACGTTGTGGCAGGAGCAGATGATCGCCTCGTCCGGCAGCGCGGACGGACCGAGCTGGACGGACGCGCCGGCGCCGGCCGGGAGGACCAGCTGCTCCGGGGAGACCGGCGGGACCGAGCCGGTGAACGCGCGCAGCGTGCCGTACGCCTCCGCGTCGCCGACCAGGATGCCGCCGAGCAGCTCGCCGTTCCGGCCGATGACCAGCTTCTTGTACGTACCGGAGCGGGAGTCCGAGTAGACGACGTCGAGGCAGTCCTCGGCCGTGCCGTGCGCGTCGCCGAAGGACGCCACGTCCACGCCGAGCAGCTTCAGCTTGGTGGACAGGTCGGCGCCGGTGAACGACAACTGCTCGCTCTCGTCGGCGGCGATGGACGTGGTGGCCGAGATGGCCGCGGCGGCCGTCTCGGCCTGCTCGTAGCCGGGCGCGACCAGGCCGTACACCCGGCCGTCCGACGCGAGCGCGCACTCGCCGATCGCGAACACGTGCGGGTCGTTGACGGTCCGGCACTGCTCGTCGACCGTGATGCCGCCGCGCTCGCCGACCGTCAGACCGCAGTCGCGGGCGAGCTGGTCGCGGGGGCGGACACCGGCCGAGAACACCACCAGGTCGGTGGCGAGCTCGGAGCCGTCGGACAGCTTCATGCCGGTCACGGCGCCCGAGGCGTCCGTGACGATCTCCTGCGTACCCACTCCGGTGTGGACGCTCAGGCCCATGTCCTCGATGGTGCGCAGCAGGGCCGCGCCACCGCCGTCGTCGACCTGCACCGGCATCAGGCGCGGCGCGAACTCCACGATGTGGGACGTGAGTCCGAGCCCCTTGAGCGCGCCCGCCGCCTCCAGTCCGAGCAGCCCGCCGCCGACCACGGCACCGGTCGTCGCCTTGGCCTTCGCGTACTCCTCGATCGCGAGCAGGTCCTCGATCGTGCGGTAGACGAAGCAGCCCTCGGCGTCCTTGTTCGGGACCGGCGGCACGAACGGGTACGAGCCGGTGGCCAGGACGAGCGTGTCGTAGTCAACTGTCAGGCCGGAGCGGGCCGTTACCCGCTTCGCGGCCCGGTCGACCGTTTCCGCCGGGTCGCCGACGTGCAGCTCGATTCCGTGGTCCTTGATGAACTCCATGTCCGTCATGGACAGTTCCTCGGGCGTGGTGCCCGAGAAGTACGAGGTCAGCTGCACGCGGTCGTACGCGGGACGCGGCTCCTCGCACAGCACGACCACGCGGTGTGTGGCGGTCAGGCCGCGCTCGGCGAGCGCTTCGAGGAAGCGCTGGCCGACCATGCCGTGGCCGACGAGCACGATCGTGGGGGTGGCCCCCAGGCTGGCGGTCATTCAGGAGCCTCCATCGTTGGTGAGCAGGTGGAGCAGAGGGCCGCCGTCGGAGGGCAGCGGCTCTGCTCCCTCCCAGGCGCGCGCGAGCGCGCCGACGGTGCCGAGCTCGCCGACGAGCACCCCGCCGACCAGGCGGTCGTCGCGGACGACGACCTTGCGGTACGTGCCGCGGGTGGCGTCGGCGAGCTGGATGACGTCGTCGCCGGGGCGCGGGGTGTGCTCCCCGAAGGCGGCGAGGTCGAG from Streptomyces sp. NBC_00878 harbors:
- the nirB gene encoding nitrite reductase large subunit NirB encodes the protein MTASLGATPTIVLVGHGMVGQRFLEALAERGLTATHRVVVLCEEPRPAYDRVQLTSYFSGTTPEELSMTDMEFIKDHGIELHVGDPAETVDRAAKRVTARSGLTVDYDTLVLATGSYPFVPPVPNKDAEGCFVYRTIEDLLAIEEYAKAKATTGAVVGGGLLGLEAAGALKGLGLTSHIVEFAPRLMPVQVDDGGGAALLRTIEDMGLSVHTGVGTQEIVTDASGAVTGMKLSDGSELATDLVVFSAGVRPRDQLARDCGLTVGERGGITVDEQCRTVNDPHVFAIGECALASDGRVYGLVAPGYEQAETAAAAISATTSIAADESEQLSFTGADLSTKLKLLGVDVASFGDAHGTAEDCLDVVYSDSRSGTYKKLVIGRNGELLGGILVGDAEAYGTLRAFTGSVPPVSPEQLVLPAGAGASVQLGPSALPDEAIICSCHNVTKGAIRGAVTDHECTTVPEVKKCTKAGTGCGSCVKVLGQLVTSELEASGIEVDKGLCGCFAQTREELYEIVLALRITSYRQLLDRYGRENARGGDGCEICKPTVGSIIASLAPTIGANGYVLDGEQASLQDTNDHFLANLQKNGSYSIVPRIPGGEITPEKLIVIGEVARDFGLYTKITGGQRIDMFGARVEQLPLIWARLVDAGFESGHAYGKSLRTVKSCVGQTWCRYGVQDSVRMAIDLELRYRGLRSPHKLKSAVSGCARECAEAQSKDFGIIATANGWNLYVGGNGGATPRHADLLAQDLSDAELIRLIDRFLMFYIRTADRLERTSTWLERIPGGLDHIREVVVEDSLGICEELESLMAAHVAGYRDEWAETINDPEKLSRFVSFVNAPDTPDPVVGFVPERDQIKPDLPLLTIGTRPLEGSAQR